The Pseudomonas iranensis genome includes a window with the following:
- a CDS encoding ABC transporter permease: protein MARLPLLRLFSLALRQLMRDARAGELRVLFFALVVAVAASTAIGYFGARLNGAMMLRATEFLGADLVLEGSSPAREEQIRSGTELRLNHAQVVEFSSVIATDNGIQLSSIKAVDRAYPLRGELKSAPAPFAQEEVGGEPQPGEAWVEARLLTALDLKIGDNIDVGMKTLKLTRVLTYEPDRAGNFYSLTPRVLINLDDLAATGVVQPGSRVSYRELWRGEPQTLETYRELIKPGLAANQRIQDARDGNRQIGGALGKAERYLNMASLVAVLLAGVAVALSANRFASRRFDASALLRCLGLSRRETMVLFSLQLTVLGLIAAISGALLGWLAQLGLFALLHDLLPSDVPPGGLFPAMAGIGTGLVALAGFALPPLAALGRVPPLRVLRRDMLPIPSSTWMVYGAALGALGLIMWRLSLDLLLTFALLGGGVVAALVLGGLLLLLLQSLRRMLARASLPWRLGLGQLLRHPLAAAGQSLAFGLILLSMALIALLRGELLDTWQNQLPKNAPNYFALNILPADKQAFADHLIKVSAQAAPLYPVVPGRLISINGEAVQQIVSKDSAGDRAIQRDLSLTWAADLPAGNKLTAGSWWSGQPSGDVPGVSVEGKVAESLKLKLGDHMVFSVGGVNREAKVTSLREINWDNFQPNFFMIFQPGTLKDLPATYLTSFYLAPGHDQQIVELSRTFPAVTILQVEALLEQLRSILAQVTLAVEYVLLFVLAAGMAVLFSGLQATLDERIRQGALLRALGAERQLLIKARRIEFGLLGAVSGLLAAIGSEVVSLVLYRFAFDLPWHPHPWLLVLPLIGAALIGGAGVFGTRRALNASPLTVLREG from the coding sequence ATGGCACGTCTGCCGCTGTTGCGTCTGTTCAGCCTTGCCCTGCGCCAGCTCATGCGCGATGCCCGCGCCGGTGAGTTGCGCGTGTTGTTCTTTGCGCTGGTGGTGGCCGTCGCGGCGAGCACCGCGATCGGCTATTTCGGCGCCCGCCTCAATGGCGCGATGATGCTGCGCGCTACCGAGTTTCTGGGTGCCGATCTGGTCCTTGAAGGCAGCTCGCCGGCCCGCGAGGAGCAAATCCGCAGCGGCACCGAACTGCGCCTGAATCATGCGCAAGTGGTGGAGTTTTCCAGCGTCATTGCCACCGACAACGGCATTCAGCTGTCGAGCATCAAAGCTGTCGACCGTGCCTATCCACTGCGTGGCGAGCTGAAGAGCGCGCCCGCACCCTTTGCCCAGGAAGAAGTCGGCGGCGAACCGCAACCCGGTGAAGCCTGGGTCGAGGCGCGTCTGCTGACCGCGCTGGATCTGAAGATCGGCGACAACATCGACGTCGGCATGAAGACCTTGAAGCTGACCCGCGTGCTGACCTACGAGCCGGATCGCGCTGGCAACTTCTACAGCCTGACGCCACGGGTGCTGATCAATCTTGACGACCTCGCCGCCACCGGCGTGGTGCAACCGGGCAGCCGGGTAAGCTATCGAGAACTGTGGCGCGGTGAACCGCAGACGCTGGAAACCTATCGTGAATTGATCAAACCAGGCCTCGCTGCCAATCAGCGAATCCAGGATGCCCGTGATGGCAACCGACAGATTGGCGGCGCGCTGGGCAAGGCCGAGCGCTACCTGAACATGGCCAGTCTGGTTGCGGTATTGCTGGCTGGCGTAGCCGTGGCGTTGTCGGCGAACCGTTTCGCCAGTCGGCGTTTCGACGCCAGTGCCTTGCTGCGCTGCCTCGGCTTGTCGCGCCGGGAAACCATGGTGCTGTTCAGCCTGCAACTGACCGTGCTCGGCCTGATTGCCGCCATCAGTGGCGCCCTGCTCGGCTGGCTGGCGCAACTGGGGCTGTTCGCCCTGCTGCATGATTTGCTGCCAAGTGACGTGCCACCGGGCGGGCTGTTTCCGGCGATGGCCGGAATTGGCACCGGACTGGTGGCGCTGGCCGGTTTTGCCTTGCCGCCTTTGGCTGCACTGGGTCGCGTGCCGCCGCTGCGGGTGTTGCGCCGCGATATGCTGCCGATCCCCTCGAGCACATGGATGGTCTACGGCGCGGCGCTGGGTGCGCTGGGCCTGATCATGTGGCGTCTGAGCCTCGACCTGCTGCTGACCTTCGCCCTGCTTGGCGGCGGCGTGGTCGCCGCGCTGGTGCTGGGCGGCCTGCTGTTGTTGCTGCTGCAAAGCCTGCGCCGCATGCTCGCCCGCGCTTCGTTGCCATGGCGTCTGGGCCTTGGCCAGTTGTTGCGGCATCCATTGGCGGCGGCCGGGCAGTCGCTGGCGTTCGGTCTGATCCTGCTGTCGATGGCGCTGATCGCACTGCTGCGCGGCGAACTGCTCGACACTTGGCAAAACCAGCTACCGAAAAACGCGCCGAACTACTTCGCGCTGAATATCCTCCCGGCGGACAAACAGGCTTTCGCCGATCACCTGATCAAGGTGTCGGCGCAAGCGGCGCCGTTGTATCCAGTGGTGCCGGGTCGGTTGATCAGCATCAATGGCGAAGCGGTACAACAGATTGTCAGCAAGGACTCGGCCGGCGACCGCGCCATCCAGCGTGACTTGAGCCTGACCTGGGCGGCGGATCTGCCGGCCGGCAACAAGCTCACCGCCGGCTCGTGGTGGAGCGGCCAGCCGTCCGGCGACGTGCCGGGGGTTTCGGTGGAAGGCAAGGTGGCCGAAAGCCTGAAACTCAAACTCGGCGATCACATGGTGTTCAGCGTCGGCGGGGTCAATCGCGAAGCGAAGGTCACCAGCCTGCGCGAGATCAACTGGGACAATTTCCAGCCGAACTTCTTCATGATCTTCCAGCCCGGCACCTTGAAGGATCTGCCGGCGACCTACCTGACCAGTTTCTATCTGGCGCCGGGGCATGATCAGCAGATTGTCGAGTTGTCGCGGACCTTCCCGGCGGTGACCATCCTGCAGGTCGAAGCGTTGCTCGAACAGCTGCGCAGCATCCTCGCTCAGGTCACCCTGGCGGTGGAATATGTGTTGTTGTTTGTTCTGGCTGCGGGGATGGCGGTGCTGTTCTCCGGTCTGCAAGCGACGCTGGATGAACGCATTCGCCAAGGGGCGCTGTTGCGCGCGCTGGGTGCCGAGCGGCAGTTGCTGATCAAGGCGCGGCGT